The genomic DNA GCAAGTAAATTAATCGCAGCCGGCAAATTCTTAGCCGACCTTAATGCGATCAAAAATCAGACCTAATCAAGGCTGAATAAAAACCTAATAATATAAGTCAAATAAAGTCATTTAAAAAACCTAAATTAAATTTTACTAACCTATATTCCGTCTAATCCCTATCTCTCAAAAAAATTCTAACTATGAATCTATCTGAATTAAAGAAAAAAGCTCCATCTGAACTTGTTGAACTAGCTCAATCCATGAAACTGGATAATTTAGCCCGAGCTAAAAAACAGGACATTATATTTGCCATATTAAAAGCACACGCTAAAAGCGGTGAGGATATATTTGGTGATGGTGTTCTGGAAATACTACAGGATGGCTTTGGCTTTTTAAGATCGGCAGAAGGTTCATACCTGGCTGGCCCTGATGACATTTACGTATCGCCAAGTCAGATTAGACGTTTTGGTTTAAGAACCGGAGATACTTTAGCAGGTAAAATTAGACCACCAAAAGATAGCGAGCGTTATTTCGCTATGCTTAAAGTTGATACCATCAACTTTGACCCACCGGAACATGCAAAAAATAAAATCGCTTTTGAAAACTTAACGCCATTACACCCTGAGCAGCGACTAAGTCTTGAGCGTGGAAATGGTAGTTCAGAAGATATAACCGGTCGTATTATTGATCTGGTTTCACCAATTGGTAAAGGGCAGCGTGGTTTGATTGTTTCGCCACCAAAAGCCGGTAAGACAATGTTGCTCAGCAACCTTGCTCAGTCAATAGCCGCTAATCATCCAGAATGTTATCTAATTGTGTTACTGATTGATGAGCGGCCTGAAGAAGTAACCGAAATGCAACGCATGGTGCGCGGTGAAGTGGTTTCATCAACCTTTGATGAGCCAGCCAGTCGTCATGTACAGGTAGCCGAAATGGTTATCGAAAAAGCCAAACGTTTAGCTGAGCATAAAAAAGACGTGGTTATATTATTAGACTCAATCACGCGTTTAGCTCGAGCTTATAACACGGTAATCCCTTCATCCGGTAAAGTACTAACCGGTGGTGTAGATGCCCACGCATTACATCGTCCTAAACGTTTCTTTGGTGCAGCACGTAATATTGAAGAAGGCGGAAGTATTACTATTCTTGCTACAGCACTAGTAGATACAGGTTCAAAAATGGACGAAGTTATCTACGAAGAATTCAAAGGTACAGGTAACTCTGAAATACACCTTGATCGTAAGATTACGGAAAAACGTATTTACCCTGGTATTAATATCAACCGTTCTGGTACACGTCGTGAAGAAAAACTGACGGATCCGGAAGAGCTGCAAATGATGTGGGTACTGCGTAAAGTATTACACCCAATGAATGAGACTGCAGCAATTGAGTTTATGCTAGAGCGTCTTGCGTCAACAAAAACCAACACAGAATTCTTCGACCTAATGAAGAAGGGTTAGTCACGACCGTTTGCACTCAATGTGCAAACGCAGCGTGACTAACGCCCGGTCTGGAACCGGGCTGGCGCCTGCGCCATGGATGGCTTATACGAATCGAAAAATCTACGAAGCAATTTCTAACGAATTCCCTTGATGAACACGACCGTTTGCACTCAATGTGCAAACGCAGTGCTCTCATAAAAATATCAAAAGCAACCTAACTCTTCTCTTTATCTTTCTGCAGGTCAAAAGCCTGAATAACAAGTTGAGTACCAGCAGATTCAACAATACCACTAACCTGTAAATTCACATCTTCACGATGGGCAAGGTACTCAGAAAAATCCCGTGTTTTAATATAAACATACAGCTCAAGCTCCTGTGCGTATTCTCCAAATTCAAGAAAACGTACTCTGGAATCTTTTTCGTCTATATATTCATGCTTATCTATAAGCTCTCGTAGTTTACCTAATACCTGCTTTATCTGTTCTGAAGTTGTTTCATAAGATAAACGTAAACGAGTACGATAGAGGATTTTATCTCGTTGAGTTAAATTTTCTATTTCACCTGAAGCAAATTTTGAATTGGGAACATGCACAACGCTTCGAGCTAGTGTGCGTAACTGTGTTGCTCGTAAACCAATTTCTTCAACAGTACCAATGGTGTTGCCAAATTTACAGAAATCACCTACGCGTACAGGGTGTGATACATAAATAATAATAGCACCAATCAAATCTTCTAATGACTTTTGTGCTGCAAGTGCAATAGCAATGCCACCAACACCTAATCCAGCTAATAGTGCGGTAACTTCAAAACCTAAATTATCTATCCATGTAATACATGCAATCAAAATAAGAAGTAATTTTAAAGAGGTTGATGCAGGTTTCAATAAAACAACACTGTCTTTTTGACCGCGATTGCGCATGCGATCGGCAAGTCGGTATATGATGAAGTCTACAACCCCCAACAGTACCCATAGTATTGCCAGTATGAGTATGGTCTTTGTTTCAGAGACGGCACGCATAACTATTGTGGGCGCAATTAAATCAAATGTAGTTCGGACAAAGATGACGACTATTAATAAACGCAGGGGACCAACTATAAATTTCAGCAATCTACTTTTATTAAATTTTTGATTTCTTTGTAAAATATTTATCAGTAAGAATGTAAATAAGTAAGATACAACAAACCCAATAAGCACCAGAAAGGTAAAAAGTATGAGTTGCCATAACTCAATGCCAGCGATGACATAACCAGGTATAATTTGAGATAGTGTTTCGCCTATTACTCCATAGCCAAACTCTTTATTTAATTCTGGAATTATTGCTACTGTTGCATTGGATATTTTCCAGATGGATATGCCATCACCACGCGGAACACGTTGCATAAGAATATCTACAGGCCCATCTTTAGTCATTAACGTAGTAATTCGATCTCGATAGCCAGGTAAACCATCTTCTTTGTGACCTAACGGAAGGGTGCTTAATTCTTGTATATCAATTGACATAGCCCGTTTGGCAACGATAGATAGTTTTTCAGCCAGAGCCGGTCCTGTTAATTTAGTATTTTTTTGATTATCTGAAAACGGCAGATTTCTTAAGTCCAGATAATTGACTGCAAGATCAAAGTCTTTACTGCGTATGGCTTTAGCAAGACCAAGCAGGCTGGATCTAGGTGTTGAGCGGTTGTATTCATCATAGGGGCCGGCGCCGGGCTCTTCAGTTAGTTCGTTAATGACATCTTCATTTGCCTGTTGTTTGTCAGCAAGGTCTTTTATTGATATGGAATTAGTTTCGACCGAGTAGGCAGTGGCGGGTAATAAAAGACATATGAAGGTAAAAACAGCGCTCAGTGATTTTATCATGTTATGAAATCTTAAAGTGAAGTGATAGATATGGAGTATATTATAGTTTCAGTAAATGAATATATAATAAATGCTTCCGAGGTTTTGTAGATATTTATCGGAAAGGCTTATATATGATAGCATGATGTCCAAATATCAATAACTGAACAAGAAAGTCAGTTATTTAGAATTAAATGAATAACATGTAAATCTGCGAATAATTATATGAATGCTGTTACTGAAAAAAACAATTTTCTCTATTTAGTCATATCGCTGGTATTTCTTCTATTGGCTGGAGCGCTTGTCGATCAGTTTCCAAATAATATTGGTCATCATATTATCCAGGCCGTGACTGTAATAACACTGGCAGCAGGTGTTGCTGGGTTTAAAACGTCGAAAGTATGGTTTCATACGGGGTTAGGTTTTGCTGCTTTAGTTCTTGTTGTGGTTGTCCTGAACGTGTTGCTTGATATCGCTGGACTGAGTTATCTGCATTTGTTTTTTTTAACTACTTTCTATTCCTGGGTTACCTGGCTGGCTGCAAGGCAGGTATTATTTACCGGGCCAATAGATGGTAATAAAATTATTGGTGCGATCTGTATTTATTTGTTAATGGGGTTGATCTGGACTATGTTTTATTTATTTATAGCTCAGGCAATACCAGGCGCATTTAATGGTCTTCAGCATGTGGTCTGGTATGATAATTTCGCTGATGTTGCTTATTATAGTTTTGTTACCCTGACAACTCTTGGTTACGGTGATATTAGCCCGGTAGCGCCTGTTGCTCGTTTTCTGGTTTATATGGAAGCGATAGTTGGGGTGTTTTATATGGCTATTTTAGTGGCAAGTTTGATTGGTGTGAAAATTTCTGCTGTACAGGCAGATAAAGAGTAATTCCTTTATTAAAGGGAAGTAGCATTGTGTAGAAAAAAACATAAAATATTAAGGATAAGAAATGAGATCAAATGAATTTACGAGTAATGCCATAGAGGCGGCAATCCGTTTAGGTTTACTGTTTATGCTGGCAGTCTGGTGTTTTGAAATAATAAAACCATTTGTTGTGCCCGTAGTCTGGGGTTTGATTATTGCGGTTGCTATCTATCCTTTATTTATCAAATTGAAATCAGGCGTAGGTGGTAGAAATAAACTTGCTTCAATTATTTACACTGTCATAGCACTGACTATTTTAATTACGCCAAGTGTAATGATCTCAAATTCAATTATCGATACATCAGCTGCCATTACTGAACGGTATCAGCAAGGTGCATTAGAGATACCAGCAGCAAATGAAAGTGTAAAAGAATGGCCGTTAGTGGGTGAAAAACTGTATAACGCATGGTCTCTCGCATCTAAAGATCTTGAAAAATCTATAAAAACATATGAATCACAGTTAAAGAAAATAGGTGAGGCAGTTGTGGGGATTGCTGCAGGTGTAGGTGGCGGCGTATTACAGTTTGTTTTATCTATTATTATCTCTGGTATATTTCTTGCCAATGCTACAGGTGCGTATGAGGTGACGATAAAAATATTTTCTCGCCTGACTACTAATGAGCAGGGTAAGGATTATGCAGATTTATCCAAGTTAACTATTCGTAGTGTTGCTCAGGGGGTATTAGGAGTAGCGATGATACAGGCGGTATTATCTGCGTTGGGCATGATAGTTATGGGTGTGCCTGGTTGGGGTTTATGGACGTTTTTTGTACTGGTTGCGGCGATTGCCCAGTTACCCCCTATTTTAGTACTGGCTTTTGTATCAGCGTATGTTTTCTCTGTAGCTGAAAGTACACCAGCCATTATATTTCTTATTTACTGTATATTAATTAGTGCCAGTGACGGATTTTTAAAGCCTTTATTTCTGGGTAGAGGAATGGATACACCCATGCTGGTTATACTGTTGGGTGCAATTGGAGGCATGATGTTATCTGGGATTATTGGTTTATTTGTTGGCGCAATAGTTCTGGCTTTAGGTTATGAACTGTTTATGGCCTGGCTGAATGATGAAAAAATTGTCGCCGAAGAAACTTAATTCGAAACATCTTCAATAAATAATATTATTTTCGATGTGATTATTCGTTAATGATGAAATATAAAATAGCTGAGGTTTAAAAATGTCAGAAGAAAAGTCAGTAACTTCAGATACGCAAGAGCTAGATCCGGTTAGAAAAGTTACACGCTATATGCTTTATGTTGTTATGGCTTTATTTGTCTGGTATATCGCAGCTGATCGAATTTCACCCTGGACCGATCAGGCAAGAGTACAGGCTTTTATTATTCCAGTCGTGCCGGAAGTATCAGGGAAAATAGTTGATATAAACATTAAAAAAGATCAGGTGGTGCAGCCTGGAGATTTATTGTTAAGTATTGATGCTAGTGATTATGAGCTAGCGGTTGAAGTGGCTGAAACGGCGCTCGAATTAGCGGGTCAGGAAACAGGAGCAAGAACAGCATTAGTTTCAACTGCGCAGGCTAAACTGGTAGAAGCTGAAACAAATCTGAATCATATTAAAACTCAAAGCGCCAGAGTATTTGAACTAGAGAAGGAGCAGGTGTTATCTCAATCAGATGGAGATAAAGCTAGAGCAGCGGTAAAAAATGCGTATGCACAGTTGGATAGTGCTAAGGCAAACTTAGAAAAGGAAAAACAGGCGCTGGGTAAAAAGGGTAACGAAAATCCGCGAATTCGTGCAGCACTTTCAGATCTAAAAATTGCCCAGTTAAATTTAAGTCGTACAAAAATTGTAGCGCCCTCATTCGGTGGAATTACAAACCTGCTGATTGATGTTGGGTATTACGCTAATACCGGTGCACCTGTAATGACATTTATTGAATTTAATAATGTCTGGATACAGGCGGATTTTCGTGAAAACAATTTGGCAAATATGAAGCCAGGTGATTCAGTAGAAATATTACTGGATGTTGCACCAGGTGAAGTATTCAGTGGAACAGTAAGCACTATCGGCTTTGCTGTAAATAATGGTAAAACAGGAAATGTGGGTGATCTTGCAACAGTAAAAGGCAAGAGTGGCTGGTTACGAGAAGCGCAACGTTTTCCGGTGATTATTAGTTTTGATAATGATGAGCGTTTAAAAGGACTACGTCGTTTAGGTGGTCAGGCGGATGTACTGGTATATACAGGAAACAACTGGGTTATTAATCCTTTAGGCTGGGTTTGGATGCGGGTATTGAGTCTTTTCTCTTATGTCTACTGAGTTAGTCAATAAGGGTAGCATTCGATCCTGGTGGAATAGTTTTAGTCAGGATCAAACGCAGGTAAGAATGTTACGCTTTGCAGTTGGAGTTACATTATCCGCTACACTTGCGTATGCAATTAACTGGCCGTTATCATTTTTATTACCAGTATTGGTATCTTTTTTATTGTCTACACCATTACCTGTTCTAAGTCTTAGAATGGGTTTCAGAAATATGAAGCAAACCTTACTCGCTTTTGGCTTAGGTCTGGTCTTTGCTATTTATTTTCTCAAATTTCCGGCTATGTTTTTAATTTTGCTGGCTCTGGTTATGTTTCATCTTTATTACTATTTAAATCGTGGTGGCTCTCTCTGGTTTACGCTGATGAGCTTTATTGGTATTTTGCTTTTATCGATGATGGGCAATATTAATGAAGGCCTGTCAATGGGGATATCGTTTGGTTTCGTTATCACGGCCTGGATAACCATTATTATGGTATGGGTTGCGCATTTTATAATACCGGATCCGCATTCTGCGGTATTTTATAAACCAATAACATTTCAGCCTGTTTATTCAAAAATAGCAGCTAAAACAGCATTGAAAAGTACAATAATAATATTGCCTTTAGTTGGTTTGTTTTTTGTTTTTAATTTGCGCGACTACCTTCTGGTGATGATTTTCTCATCAATATTTATTTTAAAACCTGAATTAAGTCAGGGTAAAGAAGCGGGTATTAAGTCATTGGTATCAACTTTGTTGGGAGGGGTATATGCCTGGGTGTTTTACTGGTTGATAGTAGCTGTGCCAGAATTCTATTTTTATGTGGCTTTGGTTTTTCTAACAACCCTGTATTTTGGTTATCATATTTTTTCTGGACATGAAAATTCTAAGTATTATGGATCCGCGATCATTGCATTGTTTGTTTTAATAAATGGAAGTATGAGTGAAGGGGCTAACTTTTCAGAGTTGCTGCTAATTAGAATAGCATTAATATCATTAGCAGTGTTTTATATAACAACGGGTTTGAAAATACTTGAAAGTTACTGGCCAGTCGATAAAACTGAAAATAATGTTGTTTGAATTGATGTTTTTATATCCCTTTGCCAGCCCATATGGATAGAGTTGGCTGACTCCTACAGAAAATATTGTACTTGTAGGAGTTAGCTTTAGCTGACGAACAGTTGTAGAAAAACATTGATTTAGAAATTGTGTTTTTTGTTATTTTACTTTCATGCCTGGCTGAGCGCCATCATCAGGATTTAATATCCATAAATCTTTCCCGCCAGGGCCAGCCGCTAATACCATGCCTTCAGACATACCAAAACGCATCTTGCGAGGTTTAAGGTTGGCTACCATTACGGTCAGTTTCCCTTCCAGATCTTCAGGCGCATAGGCTGATTTAATGCCCGCAAATACATTACGTGTTTCACCTCCAATATCCAGTGTCAGTTGTAAAAGTTTATCCGCTTTTTCTACGTGTTCTGCTTTTACTATGCGTGCAATACGTAAATCAATTTTGGCAAAATCATCAAATTCAATTTCATCGGCTATTGGTTCATTTGACACGTCTACATCCTTTGTAGATTTTTTAGCGGGTGTTTTTTGAGACGCTGCTTTTATATCTTCTTTAGAAGCATCAATTATTTTATCTAACGCTTCTTTTTCGACCCGTTGCATTAATGGTTTGAATTTATTAATGCTGTGGTTAAGCAGTGGTTTATCTAAATCATTCCAGCTCAATTCGCCACTGTTTAAAAAGTCTTCAGCCTGTTTAACTACTTCAGGTAACATGGGTTTTAAATAAATGCACAAAATACGGAACATATTAATGCCCTGCGTACAGATATCATGTACCTGTTGTTCCATGCCTTCCTGTTTGTTTTTAGCCCAGGGTTCTTCGTCAGCAATGTATTCATTTGCTTTATCGGCTAATGCCATGATTTCGCGAGTTGCCTGACTGTATTTTCTGTCTTCAAAATGCTGAGCAATTAAATCACCAGCATCTATCATTTGTTGGTGTAACTCAGGAGCAGGTAGCGTACCTGATAACATGCCATCATTATTCTTTTTAATGAAGCTGGCAACACGTGATGCTATGTTTACAAACTTGCCAACAAGGTCTGTGTTAACCCGTTGTTGAAAATCTTCTAAATTTAAGTCGATATCATCAACACCTGATGAAAGTTTTGCTGCATAGTAATAACGCAGGTATTCTGGTTTTAAATTATCAAGATAAGTGCGGGCTTTTATAAATGTGCCACGTGACTTGGACATTTTAGCACCATCAACCGTCAGGAAGCCGTGACAGAAAACTTTAGTAGGAGTGCGATAACCAGAACCTTTTAATACTGCCGGCCAGAATAGTGTATGGAAGTAAGCAATGTCTTTACCAATGAAATGGTATAACTCTGTTTTGTCTTCAGACTTCCAGAACTCATCGAAATCAAGATCAGTTTTATCACAAAGATTTTTAAAGCTGGCCATATAACCAATCGGTGCGTCTAACCAGACATAGAAAAACTTATCTGTAGAATCCGGGATTTCAAAACCCCAGTAAGGTGCATCACGGGTAATGTCCCAGTCTTTTAGTCCAGACTCAAACCACTCTTTTAACTTGTTGGCAATTTCAGACTGAACATGACCGGCAGTAGTCCATTCCTGAAGCATGGTTTCAAAATCACCTAACTTAAAGAAAAAATGTTCAGTATCTTTTTTTATAGGGGTTGCACCTGAGACAACCGAGTAAGGTTTTTTCAGGTCGGTTGTATCGTAAGTTGCACCGCAAACCTCGCAATTATCGCCATACTGATCCTCAGCTCCACACTTTGGACAGGTGCCTTTGATAAAACGATCAGGCAGAAACATATTGGCTTCAGGGTCATATGCCTGAGAGATTGTGCGTGCTGTTATATGGCCATCGTCACGTAATGTGCGGTAAATGCTTTGTGACAGTTCTTTGTTTTCATCTGAATGCGTGCTGTGATAGTTATCAAAGCCAATTAGAAAGTCTGAAAAATCAGCCTGATGATCCCGGCTTACATCTGCAATCAGTTGCTCGGGAGTAATGCCATCCTGTCGGGCACGTAACATGATGGGTGTGCCATGAGCATCATCGGCACAGACGTAATGGCACTCGTGACCACGCATTTTCTGAAAGCGAGCCCAGATATCAGTCTGTATATATTCAACCAGATGACCTAGGTGAATCGGGCCATTGGCATAGGGCAGTGCGCTGGTGATTAGGATTTTGCGTTGTGTGCTCATGGGGTCTCGTAATTAGATTAAATCTCAGGCGCGTAAAATAGCATTTCTGGCATTTTTTTTCATATATAATTGCCATCCAATAGTGTTTTTGAGTGTTTATATGAGTGCATCCATCTACCCGACTGTGCCTTTTAATATATCGGTACATGACCCTAAGCCTGATTTGCGTGAACTGCATCTGACATTTACCCCTGAATTTCAGCAAATGACGGTTATTCAGCGCCTGGAATCACTGCGAGCATATATTGAGTCGATGGTTGAGCAGGCAAAAACGACAACAGACGACGGTGGGCAAAGAGGTTTGATGATGGTGATTGATCTGACTGAGCAGCTACTGCCTCATATTCAGTCAGAGAGTATGCCGTTGCATCAGACGTTGATTGTTGAAATGGGGGATGGGGCTGATGGCTCATCTCTTGAAGAATTACTTGGTTGATTATTAGAGTTTAGATTATGAGTGTGATTGATAAATTAGCGGGCCTGGTTGAAAAACTTTATAATGAAACAGCGGATTATAGTGAAAATCCGTCTGATGCACAGCTCTGGTATAACCGGGGATATGCAAACGGTGTTGTTGCTTATTTTATAAAAAATGGTTTTGTGGAAAAGTTAAGTACTTTAACTCTGGATGCGCCTGATATTTATCAGGGTGAACAGATAATGGAGTGGCATAAAGCCTATCATCATGGATTTGAAATGGGTGAGCGTGAATCGGGGGAAGTTCATCAAAAATAGCGTGGAACAGATGACCTCTGAAATTTCTAAATATCATTCTTATCAACAACGTTTTATTAAACTGAACACGATATTGATTTGTCTGTTCTGTCTTCCTTTTATTCTATTTATTCCTTTGTTTCCAATATCTCAATTATTCGCATTGAGCCTGATTCTCATAGTGCTTTTTTTGTTGAAAAAAGCTTACCCCGAGTTATGTAAACAGAACTGGATCAGACGTATTGGCTCTTTTATGCAGATGGCTTTTATTGCCGCTATTATTGAGACACTGTTTGTGTATGGTTTGCTTAGTGTCTTCAGCCTGGGGTTTGAGTCGCATGAGAAAGATGCTGCAATAATGGGTATCCCTGTTATATTGATCGGGGCTGGGCAGGTAGTAGCATTGATATTGTTGATGATAAATTATCTATTCAAAGCGTATTTGTATCCGCCAGACGAAGTATAAGCAGGTAATCGGTGTGAGTTAGTCAGG from endosymbiont of Galathealinum brachiosum includes the following:
- the rho gene encoding transcription termination factor Rho, whose product is MNLSELKKKAPSELVELAQSMKLDNLARAKKQDIIFAILKAHAKSGEDIFGDGVLEILQDGFGFLRSAEGSYLAGPDDIYVSPSQIRRFGLRTGDTLAGKIRPPKDSERYFAMLKVDTINFDPPEHAKNKIAFENLTPLHPEQRLSLERGNGSSEDITGRIIDLVSPIGKGQRGLIVSPPKAGKTMLLSNLAQSIAANHPECYLIVLLIDERPEEVTEMQRMVRGEVVSSTFDEPASRHVQVAEMVIEKAKRLAEHKKDVVILLDSITRLARAYNTVIPSSGKVLTGGVDAHALHRPKRFFGAARNIEEGGSITILATALVDTGSKMDEVIYEEFKGTGNSEIHLDRKITEKRIYPGININRSGTRREEKLTDPEELQMMWVLRKVLHPMNETAAIEFMLERLASTKTNTEFFDLMKKG
- a CDS encoding mechanosensitive ion channel family protein, with the protein product MIKSLSAVFTFICLLLPATAYSVETNSISIKDLADKQQANEDVINELTEEPGAGPYDEYNRSTPRSSLLGLAKAIRSKDFDLAVNYLDLRNLPFSDNQKNTKLTGPALAEKLSIVAKRAMSIDIQELSTLPLGHKEDGLPGYRDRITTLMTKDGPVDILMQRVPRGDGISIWKISNATVAIIPELNKEFGYGVIGETLSQIIPGYVIAGIELWQLILFTFLVLIGFVVSYLFTFLLINILQRNQKFNKSRLLKFIVGPLRLLIVVIFVRTTFDLIAPTIVMRAVSETKTILILAILWVLLGVVDFIIYRLADRMRNRGQKDSVVLLKPASTSLKLLLILIACITWIDNLGFEVTALLAGLGVGGIAIALAAQKSLEDLIGAIIIYVSHPVRVGDFCKFGNTIGTVEEIGLRATQLRTLARSVVHVPNSKFASGEIENLTQRDKILYRTRLRLSYETTSEQIKQVLGKLRELIDKHEYIDEKDSRVRFLEFGEYAQELELYVYIKTRDFSEYLAHREDVNLQVSGIVESAGTQLVIQAFDLQKDKEKS
- a CDS encoding transporter; this translates as MNAVTEKNNFLYLVISLVFLLLAGALVDQFPNNIGHHIIQAVTVITLAAGVAGFKTSKVWFHTGLGFAALVLVVVVLNVLLDIAGLSYLHLFFLTTFYSWVTWLAARQVLFTGPIDGNKIIGAICIYLLMGLIWTMFYLFIAQAIPGAFNGLQHVVWYDNFADVAYYSFVTLTTLGYGDISPVAPVARFLVYMEAIVGVFYMAILVASLIGVKISAVQADKE
- a CDS encoding AI-2E family transporter, whose translation is MRSNEFTSNAIEAAIRLGLLFMLAVWCFEIIKPFVVPVVWGLIIAVAIYPLFIKLKSGVGGRNKLASIIYTVIALTILITPSVMISNSIIDTSAAITERYQQGALEIPAANESVKEWPLVGEKLYNAWSLASKDLEKSIKTYESQLKKIGEAVVGIAAGVGGGVLQFVLSIIISGIFLANATGAYEVTIKIFSRLTTNEQGKDYADLSKLTIRSVAQGVLGVAMIQAVLSALGMIVMGVPGWGLWTFFVLVAAIAQLPPILVLAFVSAYVFSVAESTPAIIFLIYCILISASDGFLKPLFLGRGMDTPMLVILLGAIGGMMLSGIIGLFVGAIVLALGYELFMAWLNDEKIVAEET
- a CDS encoding HlyD family secretion protein — its product is MSEEKSVTSDTQELDPVRKVTRYMLYVVMALFVWYIAADRISPWTDQARVQAFIIPVVPEVSGKIVDINIKKDQVVQPGDLLLSIDASDYELAVEVAETALELAGQETGARTALVSTAQAKLVEAETNLNHIKTQSARVFELEKEQVLSQSDGDKARAAVKNAYAQLDSAKANLEKEKQALGKKGNENPRIRAALSDLKIAQLNLSRTKIVAPSFGGITNLLIDVGYYANTGAPVMTFIEFNNVWIQADFRENNLANMKPGDSVEILLDVAPGEVFSGTVSTIGFAVNNGKTGNVGDLATVKGKSGWLREAQRFPVIISFDNDERLKGLRRLGGQADVLVYTGNNWVINPLGWVWMRVLSLFSYVY
- the metG gene encoding methionine--tRNA ligase (methionine--tRNA ligase; MetRS; adds methionine to tRNA(Met) with cleavage of ATP to AMP and diphosphate; some MetRS enzymes form dimers depending on a C-terminal domain that is also found in other proteins such as Trbp111 in Aquifex aeolicus and the cold-shock protein CsaA from Bacillus subtilis while others do not; four subfamilies exist based on sequence motifs and zinc content); the protein is MSTQRKILITSALPYANGPIHLGHLVEYIQTDIWARFQKMRGHECHYVCADDAHGTPIMLRARQDGITPEQLIADVSRDHQADFSDFLIGFDNYHSTHSDENKELSQSIYRTLRDDGHITARTISQAYDPEANMFLPDRFIKGTCPKCGAEDQYGDNCEVCGATYDTTDLKKPYSVVSGATPIKKDTEHFFFKLGDFETMLQEWTTAGHVQSEIANKLKEWFESGLKDWDITRDAPYWGFEIPDSTDKFFYVWLDAPIGYMASFKNLCDKTDLDFDEFWKSEDKTELYHFIGKDIAYFHTLFWPAVLKGSGYRTPTKVFCHGFLTVDGAKMSKSRGTFIKARTYLDNLKPEYLRYYYAAKLSSGVDDIDLNLEDFQQRVNTDLVGKFVNIASRVASFIKKNNDGMLSGTLPAPELHQQMIDAGDLIAQHFEDRKYSQATREIMALADKANEYIADEEPWAKNKQEGMEQQVHDICTQGINMFRILCIYLKPMLPEVVKQAEDFLNSGELSWNDLDKPLLNHSINKFKPLMQRVEKEALDKIIDASKEDIKAASQKTPAKKSTKDVDVSNEPIADEIEFDDFAKIDLRIARIVKAEHVEKADKLLQLTLDIGGETRNVFAGIKSAYAPEDLEGKLTVMVANLKPRKMRFGMSEGMVLAAGPGGKDLWILNPDDGAQPGMKVK